CGCGATGCTGATCGCGGCATTGCTCGCCGCCTGCGGCGGCGACGGCGGCCCCACCCTGTCGCCCACCGCAACGCTGGCGCCGAGCGCCCAGCCAGTCAAGCCGGGACAGCCCGGCAAGCCGGACCAGCGGCCCGATCCGGTGATCCGCTGCGCGCCCTGATCCCTTTCGTCAGTCCCCACGCACATTCCGACAAGACCATGGTCTCTCGCCGCAATTTCCTGCAGGCCGCAGCTGGCACCGGCTTCGCCGCCGCCGCGCTGGCCGCGTTTCCGCCCAGCATCCGCAAGGCCCTGGCCATCCCGGCCAACAATGCCACCGGCACCATCAAGGATGTCGAGCACGTGGTGATCCTGATGCAGGAGAACCGTTCCTTCGACCACTACTTCGGCACGCTGCGCGGCGTGCGCGGCTTCGGCGACCGCTTTACCATCCCGCTGCCCGGCGCGCGCCAGGTATGGCAGCAACAGCGCGCCAACGGCGCCGTGCTGACGCCGTACCACCTCGACGGCACCAGCAACAACGCGCAGCGCGCCGCCGGTACTCCGCACGCATGGCTGGACAGCCAGCAGGCCTGGGACCACGGCCGCATGGCCAACTGGCCGACGTACAAGACCAGCACCTCGATGGGCTACTTCAGGGAACAGGAGATCCCGTTCCAGTTCGCGCTGGCCAACGCCTTCACGCTGTGCGATGCGTACCACTGCTCGATGCATACCGGCACCGATGCCAACCGCGCCTTCCACCTGACCGGCACCAATGGCCCCACCGCCGCCAACGTCGCCTTCGTCAACAACGAGTGGGACGCGATCGACGGCCTGCCGGCCTCGGCCAACACCGGCTACACCTGGAAGACCTATGCCGAGCGCCTGGAAGACGCCGGCATCAGCTGGATCTGCTACCAGAACATGCCGGACGAATGGGGCGACAACATGCTGGGCGCGTTCCAGCAGTTTCGCAAGGCCAACCTGGCGTCTGGCTATCCGGTCTCCAGCGGCGGCGCGCCGGGCGCGCCCTATGCGAACACCGGCCAGCCGCTGCCGTACCACGCCTACGATGCCGCCACCGACAACCCCGGCAACCCGCTGTACAAGGGCGTGGCCAACACCCTGCCCGGCACCCGCCCCGACGAGTATCTCGATGCCTTCCGCCGCGACATCCGCGAAGGCCGGCTGCCGCAGGTGTCGTGGATCAACGCGCCGTCGATCTACTGCGAGCATCCCGGGCCCTCCAGCCCGGTGCAGGGCGCCTGGTTCCTGCAGGAGGTGCTGGACGCGCTGACCGCGGTGCCCGAGGTCTGGAGCAAGACCGTGCTGCTGGTCAACTTCGACGAGAACGACGGCTATTTCGACCACGTGCCCTCGCCCTCGGCGCCGTCGCTGAATCCGGACAAGACCTTCGCCGGCAAGTCGACGCTGAGCGATGCCGAGATGCTGGCCGAGTACTTCAACCAGCCGGCGCCGCCGGGCAGCCGCACCCAGCCCGCGGCGGACGGCCGCGTCTACGGCCCGGGGCCGCGCGTGCCGCTGTACGTGATCTCGCCGTGGAGCCGCGGCGGCTGGGTCAACTCGCAGGTATTCGACCACACTTCGGTGCTGCGCTTCCTGGAAGCGCGCTTCGGCGTGGCCGAGCCCCATATCAGCCCGTTCCGCCGCGCCGTATGCGGCGACCTGACCAGCGCCTTCAACTTCAGGACGCCCAACAACGAGGCGCTGCCCACGCTAGGTGGCCGCACCACGCGCAGCGACGCCGACCAGCTGCGCCGCGCGCAGCAGGCCCTGCCCGCGGTGCCGCTGCCCGCCGACATGCAACTGCCGCAGCAGGCCGCCGGCACGCGCCCGTCGCGCGCGCTGCCATATGAGCTGCACACCAGCGCGCGCTGCAGCGCCGTGGGCCAGGTCGAACTGGTGTTCGCCAACACCGGCACGCAGGCCGCGGTGTTCCACGTCTACGACCGCCTCCACCTGGAACGCATCCCGCGCCGCTATATGGTCGAGGCCGGCAAGTCGCTCAGCGATACCTGGAACGCGTTCCAGGACAATGGCGGGCAATACGATTTGTGGGTGCTCGGACCCAACGGCTTCCATCGCCATTTCCGCGGCGACACCCGCCGCATCGGCGAAACCGGCATCGCCCCCGAGATCCGTGTCTGCTACGACATTGCCAACGGCGATGTCTATGTCGACCTGATCAACGTCGGCGGCCGCGCCTGCCATTTCCACATCGAGCCGCTGGCCTACCGCGGCGATGGCCCATGGAAAGCCACCGTCGGTGCCAACGGCAGCAAGTCGCAGCACTGGCAGCTGGAGCAGAGCGGCCAATGGTATGACTTCGCGGTGACGTGCGACGCCGATCCGGCTTTCTACCGCCGCTTCGCCGGCCGGGTCGAGACCGGCCGGCATACGGTCAGCGATCCGGCCATGGGGACCGCGGCGCAGGGTTGAGCAGGTCGCCAGCGGGTATTCGCGGCAAGAAAAAAGGGGTTACGGCATTTACCGTAACCCCTTTTTCACTGCATTGGTGGGCCTCCCGTGAGTCGAACACGGCACCAACGGATTATGAGTCCGCTGCTCTAACCAGGCATGAGCTAGAGGCCCTTGGAAGCGTTTAGTTGCCTTCCAGGAAACTCTTCAGCTTGTCCGAGCGGCTCGGGTGGCGCAGCTTGCGCAGTGCCTTGGCCTCGATCTGGCGGATCCGTTCACGCGTGACGTCGAACTGCTTGCCGACCTCTTCCAGCGTGTGGTCGGTGCTCATTTCGATGCCGAAGCGCATGCGCAGCACCTTGGCTTCGCGCGGCGTGAGCGAGTCCAGCACGTCCTTGACGACGTCGCGCATGGAGCCGTGCAGCGCCGCTTCGGCCGGGGCCAGCGTGTTGGTGTCCTCGATGAAGTCGCCCAGATGGGAGTCGTCGTCGTCACCGATCGGCGTTTCCATGGAGATCGGCTCCTTGGCGATCTTCATGATCTTGCGGATCTTGTCTTCCGGCATCTCCATCTTCTCGGCCAGCGTTGCCGGATCCGGCTCGTTGCCGGTTTCCTGCAGGATCTGGCGCGAGATGCGGTTCATCTTGTTGATGGTCTCGATCATATGCACCGGGATGCGGATGGTGCGCGCCTGGTCGGCGATCGAGCGCGTGATGGCCTGGCGGATCCACCACGTGGCGTAGGTCGAGAACTTGTAGCCGCGACGGTATTCGAACTTGTCCACCGCCTTCATCAGGCCGATGTTGCCTTCCTGGATCAGGTCGAGGAACTGCAGGCCGCGGTTGGTGTACTTCTTGGCGATCGAGATCACCAGGCGCAGGTTGGCCTCGGTCATCTCGCGCTTGGCTTCGCGCGCGCGGCGCTCGCCTTCCGACATCTTGCGGTTGACGTCCTTCAGTTCCTTCAGCGGCAGCACCACGCGCGCCTGCAGGTCGATCAGCTTCTGCTGCAGTTCATGCACGGCCGGCACGTTGCGCTCGACGATGGTGCTGTAGCCCTTGCCGTCGGCGACCACGGTGTGGATCCAGTCGAGGTTGGTCTCGTTGCCCGGGAAGCGGGCGACGAAGTCCGAGCGCGGCATGCCGCACTTGTCGACCACGATGTTCAGGATGGCACGCTCGAGCTTGCGCACTTCGTCGACCTGGCCGCGCAGCGTGTCGCACAGGCGCTCGACGTTGCGGGCGGTGAAGCGGATGCCCATCAGCTCGGCCTGGATCGCTTCCTGCGCCTTGACGTAGGGCTTGGACTTGTAGCCTTCCTTCTCGAACGCGCGGCGCATCTTGTCGAACTGCTCGGCGATCACGCGGAATTTCTCCAGCGCGTTCTGCTTCAGCTCTTCCAGCTGGCGCGCGGACGCGCCGGCGCCGGCACCGCCTTCGTCGTCTTCGTCCTCGTCGCCTTCCTCTTCGTCGTCGGACTCGAGGTCCTCGTCATCGGCCGCCGCGGCCGCGGCCGACGGGGCTTCAGGGGTTTCCTCGGCGTTCGGGTCGATCAGGCCGTCGACGAACTCGTCGATCTTGATCTCGTCGTTGGCGACGCGTTCGGCGTGGGCCAGGATCTCGGAGATGGTGACCGGGCACGCCGAGATCGCCATCACCATGTCCTTCAGGCCGGCCTCGATGCGCTTGGCGATCTCGATTTCGCCTTCACGCGTCAGCAGCTCGACCGTGCCCATCTCGCGCATGTACATGCGCACCGGGTCGGTGGTGCGGCCGAACTCGGAGTCGACCGTGGACAGGGCCGCCTCGGCCTCTTCCTCGGCTTCTTCCTCGCTGGTGGCGGACGGGGCGTTGTCGTTGAGCAGCAGCGTCTCGGCATCCGGCGCCTGTTCGTAGACGGCGATGCCGATGTCGTTCAGCGTCGCGACCAGCGTGTCGATCGTTTCCGAATCGACCATGTCGTCCGGCAGGTGATCGTTGATTTCCGCGTAGGTCAGGTAGCCGCGCGACTTGCCCAGCTTGATCAGCGCCTTGAGCTTCTGGCGACGCAGCTCGAGCTCTTCCTCGGTGCCTTGCTGGGTCGAGGCGAACTCCTTGAGCAGGGCCTTTTCCTTGGCCTTGCGGTCCTTGGCTTTCTGCTTTTCGGTCTTCGGCGCCGCGGCCGGTGTGGCCGCCGCGCGCGTATCGTTCTCGTAAAACTCTTCGGTCACGTCGTCTGTTGTGCTGTCGTCGTGCTGCATCTCGGCCTTGGGCTTGCGGCCACGCTTTTTCGGCTCCGGCTTGATTGCCGGCGCAGCGGGACGCTCGGATGCAACGGATGCAGGTGTCGCGGCACGCGCCTTGGCGGCCGTCGCGGCCGCGCCTTGCTTGGCGCCTCCGCTCTTGGCGCCGGCGGCTGCCGCTCGCTTGCTCTCGACTTCGGTATTCTGCTGTTTCGCCACGGTGATACTCTTGCCTTTCACTGGTGCAGATGCTGCTGCAGATGCGGCGACCTTGCCGCTCGTACTGGCGCTCTTGCCGCTCTCGCGTGCCGAAGTCGAGGCCTTTGTCTTTTCGGATGTGCGGGTTCTGGTGGGAGTCGTCACGGCGGGCGCTTGCGCGCGGCGCACGGACTTTGATGGCGCAGACCGGGCTGGCGTCTTGACGGTCGCGGTCGATGTCTTCGCCGCCGTGGTTTTCACAGACGCCTTGCCGCTCCCTGATTGGGGAGCTTTAGAGGTAACCCTTTCGGTTGCTTTGGCCTTTGCCATTGGCACGCTCACTTTCACCAGAACTGGAGAGAAAGATTTCGCAATCCAAACCGGCTATTGTAGCACGCCACGCATAGCCGGCTCCCTGTCAGGTGAGGTTTTCACCTGAAAAATCAAGGCTTAAGCTCGGCGCGGCCGGGCCCGGTCCCTGATCCACTGCTTGTCCAACGCTTGTTGCCGCCTCCCGGTTGAAGGCCAGGGCGCCCGCCGGCGCCTCAGCCCAGTTGGCGCCGCCGGTGGATTTCGCCCACCAGCCAGCGCATGCGCTGCTTGGCCGCCTCGTCCGCCGTGCCGGCGACCACTTCCGCCTGCAGGCTGTCGAGCTCGCGCCGCAGCGGCTCGGCCAGCAGCTTGGTGATGGCCGCATCGAATTCCTGTGTTGCAGGTGCTTCTTCAATCTCCTCGCGCAATACCGCCGTGCGCGCCGCGGCATAGACCTCGGCATACGGGCTCTGGGCCAGGTGCTCGCTGAAGGCCGCGAAATTCACTTCGCCCTGGACCCCGTCGCACGCGCTGACCAGGTGCGCCAGCACTTCGCTGTCGCCGCCCTCGCCTTCCAGCAGCAACGCCCGCGCATCCTCGTCCAGCCGTGCCGACAGCGCCGGGTAGCACATCAGCAACTGGATCACCCGCTGCTCCAGCCCGGTCGGAGCCTGGCGGCGCGCGCGCGGGCGCGGCTGGGCGAAGCGCCCGACCCGTGCCGGGTCGCTGCGCAGGCCGCAGATTGCCTCGATCTCCGCGGGCGTCGTACCGGTGGCATCGGCAAGTTCGCGCACGATCTGTAGCCGCAGCCCACCCGCCGGCATCGCCTGCAGCAGCGGCTTGGCCTCGTATTGGGCACGGGCGCGACCCTCGGGCTGGCGCAGGTCCAGTTCCTCGGTGACCGACTGCAGCAAAAAGCGCGACAGCGGCATCGCATTGCGCACCTGCGCGGCGAAGGCCTCGGTGCCCTCTTCGCGCACATAGCTGTCGGGGTCGTGCTCGGCCGGCAGGAACAGGAAGCGGATGGTCTTGTTGTCGGCCACGTGTGGCAGGCACGCCTCGAGCGCCCGCCTGGCGGCGCGCCGGCCCGCCGAATCGCCGTCGAACGAGAACACCACCGCGTCGGTCTGGCGCAGCAGCTTCTGCACGTGCACGGGCGTGCACGCCGTGCCCAGGGTGGCGACGGCGTTGGCAAAACCGAGCTGGGCCAGTGCCACGACGTCCATATACCCTTCGACCACCAGCACATAGCCGGTTTCCCGGATCGCATGGCGGGCCTCGAACAAGCCATACAGCTCGGTGCCCTTGCTGAACAGCGGGGTCTCGGGCGAGTTCAGGTACTTGGGCTCACCCTGCCCCATCACGCGGCCGCCGAAGCCGATCACCGCGCCCTTGGT
This Cupriavidus nantongensis DNA region includes the following protein-coding sequences:
- the dnaG gene encoding DNA primase produces the protein MIPQSFIQDLLNRVDIVDVVGKYVQLKKGGANFMGLCPFHNEKSPSFTVSPTKQFYHCFGCGAHGSAIGFLMEFSGQSYPEAVRELAQSVGMTVPEERDRLPPGQRAEQQARSVALSDAMTRATDFYRRQLRGAPQAIQYLKGRGLTGEIAGQFGLGYAPDDWQGLEAVFGSYRDDNVAAPLVEAGLLIESDKRDADGKPRRYDRFRDRIMFPIRNTKGAVIGFGGRVMGQGEPKYLNSPETPLFSKGTELYGLFEARHAIRETGYVLVVEGYMDVVALAQLGFANAVATLGTACTPVHVQKLLRQTDAVVFSFDGDSAGRRAARRALEACLPHVADNKTIRFLFLPAEHDPDSYVREEGTEAFAAQVRNAMPLSRFLLQSVTEELDLRQPEGRARAQYEAKPLLQAMPAGGLRLQIVRELADATGTTPAEIEAICGLRSDPARVGRFAQPRPRARRQAPTGLEQRVIQLLMCYPALSARLDEDARALLLEGEGGDSEVLAHLVSACDGVQGEVNFAAFSEHLAQSPYAEVYAAARTAVLREEIEEAPATQEFDAAITKLLAEPLRRELDSLQAEVVAGTADEAAKQRMRWLVGEIHRRRQLG
- the rpoD gene encoding RNA polymerase sigma factor RpoD — protein: MKGKSITVAKQQNTEVESKRAAAAGAKSGGAKQGAAATAAKARAATPASVASERPAAPAIKPEPKKRGRKPKAEMQHDDSTTDDVTEEFYENDTRAAATPAAAPKTEKQKAKDRKAKEKALLKEFASTQQGTEEELELRRQKLKALIKLGKSRGYLTYAEINDHLPDDMVDSETIDTLVATLNDIGIAVYEQAPDAETLLLNDNAPSATSEEEAEEEAEAALSTVDSEFGRTTDPVRMYMREMGTVELLTREGEIEIAKRIEAGLKDMVMAISACPVTISEILAHAERVANDEIKIDEFVDGLIDPNAEETPEAPSAAAAAADDEDLESDDEEEGDEDEDDEGGAGAGASARQLEELKQNALEKFRVIAEQFDKMRRAFEKEGYKSKPYVKAQEAIQAELMGIRFTARNVERLCDTLRGQVDEVRKLERAILNIVVDKCGMPRSDFVARFPGNETNLDWIHTVVADGKGYSTIVERNVPAVHELQQKLIDLQARVVLPLKELKDVNRKMSEGERRAREAKREMTEANLRLVISIAKKYTNRGLQFLDLIQEGNIGLMKAVDKFEYRRGYKFSTYATWWIRQAITRSIADQARTIRIPVHMIETINKMNRISRQILQETGNEPDPATLAEKMEMPEDKIRKIMKIAKEPISMETPIGDDDDSHLGDFIEDTNTLAPAEAALHGSMRDVVKDVLDSLTPREAKVLRMRFGIEMSTDHTLEEVGKQFDVTRERIRQIEAKALRKLRHPSRSDKLKSFLEGN
- a CDS encoding phosphocholine-specific phospholipase C codes for the protein MVSRRNFLQAAAGTGFAAAALAAFPPSIRKALAIPANNATGTIKDVEHVVILMQENRSFDHYFGTLRGVRGFGDRFTIPLPGARQVWQQQRANGAVLTPYHLDGTSNNAQRAAGTPHAWLDSQQAWDHGRMANWPTYKTSTSMGYFREQEIPFQFALANAFTLCDAYHCSMHTGTDANRAFHLTGTNGPTAANVAFVNNEWDAIDGLPASANTGYTWKTYAERLEDAGISWICYQNMPDEWGDNMLGAFQQFRKANLASGYPVSSGGAPGAPYANTGQPLPYHAYDAATDNPGNPLYKGVANTLPGTRPDEYLDAFRRDIREGRLPQVSWINAPSIYCEHPGPSSPVQGAWFLQEVLDALTAVPEVWSKTVLLVNFDENDGYFDHVPSPSAPSLNPDKTFAGKSTLSDAEMLAEYFNQPAPPGSRTQPAADGRVYGPGPRVPLYVISPWSRGGWVNSQVFDHTSVLRFLEARFGVAEPHISPFRRAVCGDLTSAFNFRTPNNEALPTLGGRTTRSDADQLRRAQQALPAVPLPADMQLPQQAAGTRPSRALPYELHTSARCSAVGQVELVFANTGTQAAVFHVYDRLHLERIPRRYMVEAGKSLSDTWNAFQDNGGQYDLWVLGPNGFHRHFRGDTRRIGETGIAPEIRVCYDIANGDVYVDLINVGGRACHFHIEPLAYRGDGPWKATVGANGSKSQHWQLEQSGQWYDFAVTCDADPAFYRRFAGRVETGRHTVSDPAMGTAAQG